The region GCTAACAGATCTTGAAATGGAAAGTTAGGAGAGTTAGATATTTTTTTAGCAATAGGTAACGATTTTACAGAACATTTTTTAGTTGTAAATCCAAAACTTATTTGAATATAAGCTGGTAATTTTTTCTTGTAATTCTCAAAATTTGAAAGGTATTTGTATAGACTTTCTATATTTAATGTACTAATTTTACGTCCCCAACTTGTATAAAGATCTTTAGTGGAGAGTTCCATAAGATTTTGTAAAGTATTAATCTTTTCCATTTCTTTTACAAACAAATCCTTTTCGACTTTTCTCTCTTTCTCTAAAAAGTATGAGGAATTAAAATTAAAATAATAATTTTCTAATTGATGTTCTTGCATTCTGCTTGCAATTTTATGATTTAAATTACCTATTTCTACTGGCTCCATTAAAACACTGGATGCCTCTTCTAATCTATCTATCCAAAATGTAGGATCAAACACTGCTTTATTATCAACATTTAAAATAGAGTAAATACTATTACATATTGAATCCTCGTTCATTTTGTTTTACTCCTTTGTAAATACAGATCTTTTCGAACTAATCAAAAATGTGCCAATCATTCTTAGTAATATCTCTTGATAGTAAATCATCATAAGTTTCTCTTCGTGTAATCAGTTTATTTTTTCCGTTATTAACCAATACAATAGCAGGTCTGAGAAATCCATTATAGTTACTTGACATAGAATAAGTATAATCACCAGTAAAAGGAATTGCTAATAAATCACCTATGGACAATCTTGGAAGGAATATTTCGTCTATTAAAATATCCCCTGATTCACATGCGCGTCCTGCTATTGTAACTTTTTCAAAATCTTCAGTTTCTTTCATTTTATTTGCCACATAAGCTTGATACTTTGCGTTGTATAACGATGGTCTTATATTATCAGCCATACCGCCATCTACTATAGCATACTTTTTACTTGCACTCTTTTTGATCGCACCTACTGTATATAAAGTAGTACCCGCTGTTGAAATTATTGATCTTCCTGGCTCTATACTTATTTTTGGTTTAGGATAATTGTGTTTTTTTGATATAACTTCTACTTGGTTGACAATCTTATTAATTACATCAAAAATATCCATTGATTGCTCGTTTGAAGAGTGTGCAACACCGAATCCTCCACCAATGTCAATCTCACCCAATATGATATTTTCTTTCTTCCTAAGACTTACCAACAACTCAAACAAAGTTTCTATAAGATTTACATAATACATAGGTTCGCTTATTTGAGAACCAATATGTGCATGAATTCCACATAATTCAAGTCCATTAAAGCTTTTAATTTTTTTTACTATACTATCTAAATTTTCTAAATGAATGCCAAATTTAGAATCAACTTGTCCTGTTGATATATATTTATGAGTATTAGGATTAATCCCAGGAACAATTCTTAATAAAATACGTGTCTTTTTTCCAAATCTTTTTGAAATTCTATTTATTTTATACAATTCCTCTTCATTGTCAACTATAATTGTAGATACATCATTTTTTATTGCCATTTCAATTTCTTCATTGAACTTGTTATTTCCATTAAAATAAATCTTTTCAACTGGAAAATTATTTTTAAGTGCAATATATAGCTCTCCACCAGAAACAACCTCTATGCCTATTTTTTCCTCGTTGATAATTTTACACAATTCCGAATTTAAAAAGGATTTAGAAGCATATGCTATAAAAAATGATTCAGATCCGCTTTTGAAAAAAGCTTCCTTAAATTTATTAATATTGTTTTTTATTTCAATTTCATCTAATACTAGAAGAGGCGTGCCATAATTTTTTGCTAAATCAAAACAACTTACTCCACTAATTTTCAAAATTCCTTGTTCGTCAATACTCATATTTTCTGGTAAATCTTGTAGATGCATTTTTGATTTATCCCCCTTTTAAAATAAAGATAATCATTTAAAAACTCTGTAAATAGTCTTTTACATGAAAGCATATGTCGAAGCTTTCCTTCAAAGTATAAGAATACTCATAATTTTAATTCTCATATAAAAAACATCTTATTTTTCTTTCATTAATTTCAAAATATGGTGGGATAATATTCTTACACTTTTCCATTGAATAATTACACCTAGGCTCAAATGGACATCCTTTTGGTGGGGTTATTAAATTTGGAACTTCGCCTGTATTTCCAAGCTTCTCAGAAACTAATCTATCAGGATCTGGTGCCGCCTTTCTAAGAAGTTGTGTATGTGGATGGAGCGGTTCTAAAACTACATCATCAGTTGAACCTACTTCTAAAAACATTCCTGCATACATAACTGCAATCCTATCTGAAATATATCTTGCTGCAGCTAAATCATGCGTCACATGTAAATATGTAGTGTTAAAATCGTCACGAATTTTTAACATAAGTTTCATAAATGAATCCACGAGCTGAATAGTTTGTACCTCCTGAAAAAAATGGATTGAAATTCTGGGAAAATGGTCCTGTCACATCCATGATCATTGATAAAGTACTTGCTAATGAGAAAACATATAATACCATTACACACAGAAGTAATACATTTCTTTTCACCATACATCCCTCCTATGAATTTGTTTGAAAAATCTTTTGTTTTTAAAACAACTTACCAGGATTCATAATATTGTTTGGGTCTAATATCTTCTTTATCTCTTTCATTCTAGTATACTCTTTTTCTTTTGTTTGTTTAAGTAACTCTTTTTTTATGAATCCTATCCCATGCTCCCCACTTATTGCGCCTCCCATTTTCGCTGCTTTTATGGCTATCTTTCCTAATATCTCTTCCGATAACTCTTTCCATTCTTCTGGCGATACTTTTGATGGTTTTAATGGTGCTGGATGTAGGTTACCGTCTCCCGCATGACCTGCTACAGGTATATCTACTTTGTATTCTTTTGATACTTCGTTGATGTACGCCATTATTTCTGGTATCTTTGATGTCGGTACTACTACATCTCCTGTCGGTACATAGGGATCTATTGCTTTCAAACTTTCTAACCAGTTCCTTCTCATTCGCCATATTTTTTCTGAATTCGTCCTGTTATCTGCTATGAATACATCTTTCGCTCCGTTCTTTTGTAATGTTAATCCACTTTTTTCATATATATCTTCTATTTCTCGCAGGTTGTTCCCTTCATATTGAATTATTAAATACGACTCTACTTCATCTTGATACGGCAATTTCATTCCTGTGTACTTTGATGTATACTTTATTGATTCTTTGTCTATGAACTCTATCGCTGAGGGTAAGACTTTCGTTTCTCTCATTAATGGCGCTACATTTTCTATAGCCTTTTCTATACTTTCAAACGGTACTAGTA is a window of Defluviitoga tunisiensis DNA encoding:
- the lysA gene encoding diaminopimelate decarboxylase, which gives rise to MHLQDLPENMSIDEQGILKISGVSCFDLAKNYGTPLLVLDEIEIKNNINKFKEAFFKSGSESFFIAYASKSFLNSELCKIINEEKIGIEVVSGGELYIALKNNFPVEKIYFNGNNKFNEEIEMAIKNDVSTIIVDNEEELYKINRISKRFGKKTRILLRIVPGINPNTHKYISTGQVDSKFGIHLENLDSIVKKIKSFNGLELCGIHAHIGSQISEPMYYVNLIETLFELLVSLRKKENIILGEIDIGGGFGVAHSSNEQSMDIFDVINKIVNQVEVISKKHNYPKPKISIEPGRSIISTAGTTLYTVGAIKKSASKKYAIVDGGMADNIRPSLYNAKYQAYVANKMKETEDFEKVTIAGRACESGDILIDEIFLPRLSIGDLLAIPFTGDYTYSMSSNYNGFLRPAIVLVNNGKNKLITRRETYDDLLSRDITKNDWHIFD
- a CDS encoding oligopeptide/dipeptide ABC transporter ATP-binding protein, which produces MKLMLKIRDDFNTTYLHVTHDLAAARYISDRIAVMYAGMFLEVGSTDDVVLEPLHPHTQLLRKAAPDPDRLVSEKLGNTGEVPNLITPPKGCPFEPRCNYSMEKCKNIIPPYFEINERKIRCFLYEN
- a CDS encoding FAD-binding oxidoreductase, whose translation is MKEYNKVTSKIVEKIKKILKNENLLIYQDEENLKSYSNDESGGEYYAHMPELVIKPETKEQISEIVKLCNEENIPITPRGAGSGLAGANIPIYGGIVISLERLNKIIEIDAKNLVAVVEPGVVTNDLCRIVSEKGLYYAGYPMSVETSFIGGNVATNAGGSKVIKYGNTGHHILGLEVVMPDGEIIEYGGKRRKDSSGYNLLHLFIGSEGTLGIFTKIYVNLIPQPGKVVDLLVPFESIEKAIENVAPLMRETKVLPSAIEFIDKESIKYTSKYTGMKLPYQDEVESYLIIQYEGNNLREIEDIYEKSGLTLQKNGAKDVFIADNRTNSEKIWRMRRNWLESLKAIDPYVPTGDVVVPTSKIPEIMAYINEVSKEYKVDIPVAGHAGDGNLHPAPLKPSKVSPEEWKELSEEILGKIAIKAAKMGGAISGEHGIGFIKKELLKQTKEKEYTRMKEIKKILDPNNIMNPGKLF